A stretch of the Vitis riparia cultivar Riparia Gloire de Montpellier isolate 1030 chromosome 13, EGFV_Vit.rip_1.0, whole genome shotgun sequence genome encodes the following:
- the LOC117927866 gene encoding pentatricopeptide repeat-containing protein At1g11290, chloroplastic, translating into MSSHPLSFTPLRRIPTNTLPLPPPSPTSNLHRTPSSRTYIPSHVYKHPSAILLELCTSMKELHQFIPLIIKNGLYSEHLFQTKLVSLFCKFGSLHEAARVFQPIEDKIDELYHTMLKGYARNSSLDDAVSFFCRMRYDGVRPVVYNFTYLLKVCGDNADLRKGKEIHCQLIVNGFASNVFAMTGVVNMYAKCRLVEEAYKMFDRMPERDLVCWNTIISGYAQNGFGKTALELVLRMQEEGKRPDSITIVSILPAVADMGSLRIGRSIHGYSMRAGFESFVNVSTALVDMYSKCGSVGTARLIFDRMTGKTVVSWNSMIDGYVQNGDPGAAMEIFQKMMDEQVEMTNVTVMGALHACADLGDVEQGRFVHKLLDQLELGSDVSVMNSLISMYSKCKRVDIAAEIFENLQHKTLVSWNAMILGYAQNGRINEAIDYFCKMQLQNIKPDSFTMVSVIPALAELSVLPQAKWIHGLVIRTCLDKNVFVATALVDMYAKCGAVHTARKLFDMMDERHVTTWNAMIDGYGTHGLGKAALELFEKMKKEVIKPNEVTFLCVLSACSHSGLVEEGFQYFGSMKKDYGLEPAMDHYGAMVDLLGRANRLNEAWDFIQKMPIEPAISVFGAMLGACRIHKNVELGEKAANRIFDLDPDDGGYHVLLANIYATASMWDKVARVRTTMEKKGIQKTPGWSVVELQNEVHIFYSGTTSHPQAKKIYAFLETLGNRIKAAGYMPDTNSVHDVEDVVKEQLLNSHSEKLAIAFSLLNTSPGTTIHLRKNLRVCGDCHNATKYISLVTKREIIVRDMRRFHHFKDGTCSCGDYW; encoded by the coding sequence ATGAGCTCACACCCTCTCTCCTTCACCCCTCTTCGCCGCATCCCAACCAACACACTGCCGCTACCACCACCATCACCTACCTCCAATCTCCACCGCACTCCATCCTCAAGAACCTACATCCCTTCTCACGTGTACAAGCACCCCTCAGCCATACTCCTCGAGCTCTGTACTTCCATGAAAGAACTCCACCAATTCATCCCCCTCATCATCAAGAACGGTCTCTATTCGGAGCATTTGTTCCAGACCAAACTTGTCAGTTTGTTCTGCAAATTCGGTAGCCTCCATGAGGCTGCTCGAGTTTTCCAACCCATTGAGGACAAAATCGATGAGCTTTACCACACAATGCTCAAAGGGTACGCCAGGAATTCTTCATTGGACGATGCCGTGTCCTTTTTCTGTAGAATGAGGTACGATGGTGTGAGGCCTgttgtttataattttacttatttgttgAAAGTTTGTGGCGATAATGCGGACCTTAGAAAGGGTAAGGAGATTCACTGTCAGTTGATTGTTAATGGTTTTGCGTCGAATGTGTTTGCGATGACTGGTGTTGTGAATATGTATGCCAAATGTAGGCTTGTTGAGGAAGCGTATAAGATGTTTGATAGAATGCCTGAGAGGGACTTGGTTTGCTGGAACACGATTATTTCCGGCTATGCGCAAAATGGGTTTGGGAAAACTGCTTTGGAATTGGTTTTGCGAATGCAGGAGGAGGGAAAAAGGCCTGATTCCATCACCATTGTTAGTATTCTGCCTGCTGTAGCGGATATGGGATCACTGAGAATTGGCAGGTCGATTCATGGGTATAGTATGAGAGCTGGGTTTGAGTCGTTTGTGAATGTGTCTACTGCTTTGGTGGACATGTATTCAAAATGTGGTTCAGTGGGCACAGCTCGGTTGATTTTTGATAGGATGACTGGTAAGACTGTGGTTTCATGGAATTCCATGATTGATGGGTATGTGCAAAATGGAGATCCTGGGGCAGCTATGGAGATTTTTCAGAAGATGATGGATGAACAGGTGGAAATGACCAATGTTACCGTTATGGGCGCTTTACATGCCTGCGCTGATTTGGGTGATGTTGAGCAGGGAAGGTTCGTTCATAAATTATTGGATCAGTTGGAACTTGGGAGTGATGTTTCTGTGATGAACTCTTTGATTTCCATGTATTCCAAGTGTAAAAGAGTTGACATTGCTGCGGAGATATTTGAAAACTTGCAGCATAAGACCCTTGTTTCTTGGAATGCAATGATATTAGGTTATGCGCAAAATGGGCGCATAAATGAGGCTATAGATTATTTTTGCAAGATGCAATTGCAGAATATCAAACCAGATTCATTCACAATGGTGAGTGTGATTCCTGCTCTTGCAGAGTTATCGGTGTTACCACAAGCAAAGTGGATCCATGGTCTTGTGATAAGAACTTGTTTGGACAAGAATGTTTTTGTGGCTACTGCTCTTGTGGACATGTATGCAAAATGTGGGGCCGTTCACACTGCAAGGAAGCTCTTTGACATGATGGATGAGCGGCATGTCACAACTTGGAATGCTATGATAGATGGGTATGGGACACATGGGCTTGGAAAAGCTGCATTAGAACTGtttgaaaagatgaaaaaggaGGTCATCAAACCAAATGAGGTGACATTTTTATGTGTTCTCTCAGCTTGCAGTCACTCAGGCTTGGTAGAAGAGGGATTCCAATATTTTGGCAGCATGAAGAAAGATTATGGCTTGGAGCCTGCAATGGATCACTATGGAGCCATGGTTGACCTGCTTGGTCGAGCCAACCGGCTCAATGAGGCTTGGGATTTCATTCAAAAGATGCCTATCGAGCCTGCGATTAGCGTTTTTGGTGCCATGTTGGGGGCTTGCAGGATTCACAAAAATGTTGAGTTGGGGGAGAAGGCTGCAAACAGAATATTTGACCTAGACCCAGATGACGGTGGGTACCATGTGCTGCTTGCTAATATATATGCCACTGCTTCAATGTGGGACAAAGTTGCAAGAGTGAGAACAACAATGGAGAAGAAAGGGATTCAGAAAACCCCTGGGTGGAGTGTTGTAGAATTGCAAAATGAGGTTCACATTTTCTACTCTGGAACTACAAGCCATCCCCAGGCCAAAAAAATCTATGCTTTCCTCGAGACACTTGGAAATAGGATCAAAGCTGCTGGTTACATGCCAGACACCAATTCAGTTCATGATGTGGAAGATGTTGTTAAGGAGCAGTTACTCAATAGCCATAGTGAGAAGCTGGCTATTGCATTTTCACTTCTAAATACCAGCCCAGGTACAACCATACACCTACGCAAGAATCTCAGGGTCTGTGGTGACTGCCATAACGCGACGAAATACATTTCACTCGTGACCAAGCGAGAAATCATAGTGAGGGATATGCGCCGTTTTCATCACTTCAAGGATGGAACCTGTTCTTGTGGAGATTATTGGTGA